The proteins below come from a single Cryptococcus gattii WM276 chromosome D, complete sequence genomic window:
- a CDS encoding Hypothetical Protein (Similar to TIGR gene model, INSD accession AAW43217.1), with protein sequence MIRRRLSSGLLRAVSSSFPSPAAPPARTLASAVLLTSQTNWKMETVVTLKAELRKRGLSQQGNKATLVSRLESAETSSLLPPVPPIPSSARSISSTASLSRSGKLSDAPETVTPSGNAEVNSDVAPGVSVTGPGPQVISQRTSAVNPDQVTPEQVTVAPGLPESKVGSESAGETLDVRMPGPRAEEDIDQVIPLIPDNFSAQSYPSSASTDPKVLTVASASTHPAGGPVHASHDHSDAHSLELATEAASSSLPSLESIATSMFSAPAAAWTALGLQIPKVGLPQGGSGEYKYNSRELNHDERAGVWILAGLIGAGLFLGGPKKDKATAAHEESHAETQGKRVVGDAKWAQASGAGVVGHGARKD encoded by the exons ATGATCAGACGAAGGCTCTCCTCAGGCCTCCTCCGGGCTGtatcctcctccttcccctctCCTGCCGCACCACCAGCCAGGACTCTCGCGTCCGCTGTCCTCCTCACCTCCCAGACAAACTGGAAGATGGAGACTGTAGTCACTCTCAAGGCGGAGCTGAGGAAACGTGGCCTCTCCCAACAAGGTAACAA AGCCACCCTGGTCTCCCGTCTCGAGTCTGCAGAGACCTCGTCTCTTCTGCCGCCTGTCCCTCCTATCCCGTCCTCCGCCCGCTCCATTTCTTCCACCGCTTCGCTTTCTCGATCTGGCAAGTTGTCTGACGCCCCGGAGACCGTCACTCCATCTGGCAATGCAGAGGTTAACTCCGATGTCGCACCGGGTGTCTCTGTGACTGGGCCCGGACCTCAAGTGATCTCGCAGAGAACCTCGGCTGTGAATCCCGATCAAGTTACTCCAGAACAAGTGACTGTTGCTCCAGGGCTGCCTGAGAGCAAGGTTGGCAGTGAGAGTGCTGGTGAAACTCTGGATGTGAGGATGCCTGGTCCCAGAGCGGAAGAAGATATCGATCAGGTTATC CCCCTTATCCCTGATAACTTCTCTGCCCAGTCCTATCCGTCTTCTGCGTCTACCGACCCCAAGGTGCTTACAGTAGCGTCTGCCTCCACCCATCCCGCTGGCGGACCGGTTCATGCTTCTCATGATCACTCCGATGCCCATTCTCTCGAACTTGCTACCGAAGCCGCCTCCTCTTCGCTCCCCTCACTCGAGTCCATCGCGACATCAATGTTCTCTGCGCCTGCAGCTGCATGGACTGCTCTGGGCTTGCAGATTCCCAAGGTCGGACTTCCTCAGGGCGGCTCTGGCGAGTACAAGTATAACAGCCGTGAGCTGAACCACGATGAGAGGGCAGGTGTTTGGATCCTAGCCGGCTTGATTGGTGCCGGTCTCTTCTTGGGTGGACCAAAGAAGGACAAGGCGACAGCGGCGCATGAAGAATCGCATGCCGAGACTCAAGGCAAACGAGTCGTAGGAGATGCCAAGTGGGCACAAGCTAGTGGTGCCGGCGTCGTTGGGCATGGAGCAAGGAAGGATTAG
- a CDS encoding uncharacterized protein (Similar to TIGR gene model, INSD accession AAW43256.1), which produces MLFSVGTLSFLLTALSTSSALPASKDCYRKHYADNGTTALVANVTASPTSIQSMGDAVFANLQAAASSSVVSTSAVSGGSETAGTATQTNITPSSPSALSAASSTAAAPTNSSSSTASSDSQTFLDLHNEFRTIYDADAVTWNDTLASYASEAASSCKFAHTGGPYGENLASGVGGGYNITTGFNSWTNEASDYDSSNPQPSHFTQVVWKSTTQIGCAVASCADGTLFTGYGADSVYIVCEYYPPGNVIGAFASNVAA; this is translated from the exons ATGCTCTTTAGCGTCGGAACCCTTTCGTTTCTATTGACCGCCTTGTCAACTTCTTCCGCTTTACCTGCCAGTAAAGACTGTTATCGCAAACACTATGCTGACAACGGGACCACCGCGCTTGTTGCTAATGTGACTGCTTCACCTACCAGTATTCAAAGTATGGGAGATGCTGTGTTTGCCAATCTCCAGGCCGCTGCTTCAAGCTCTGTCGTCTCCACTAGTGCAGTTTCAGGAGGTTCAGAAACTGCAGGGACGGCCACGCAGACCAATATAACcccatcatctccaagTGCACTCTCTGCAGCCTCTTCGACTGCTGCTGCGCCCACCAACTCGTCATCCTCAACCGCTAGCAGCGACAGTCAGACCTTCCTCGATTTGCACAACGAATTCAGGACCATTTACG ATGCGGATGCTGTCACTTGGAATGATACTTTGGCTTCATATGCTTCTGAAGCGGCATCCAGTTGCAAGTTTGCCCATAC TGGAGGCCCCTATGGAGAAAACTT GGCGTCAGGGGTAGGCGGTGGCTATAACATCACGACTGGATTCAATAGCTGGACAAATGAAGCGT CCGACTACGATTCATCCAACCCCCAGCCCAGCCATTTTACCCAG GTTGTGTGGAAAAGTACCACTCAAATCGGCTGCGCTGTGGCTAGTTGTGCTGATGGCACGTTGTTCACCGGCTACGGTGCC GATTCGGTCTATATTGTCT GCGAGTATTATCCACCTGGAAATGTCATTGGGGCCTTTGCTTCAAACGTTGCAGCATaa
- a CDS encoding 60S ribosomal protein L18-B (Similar to TIGR gene model, INSD accession AAW43365.1), with protein MGIDIRRHHVKKGNRSAPKSEDPYLLLLVKLYRFLARRTDSKFNRVILKRLFMSKINRPPISLSRIVKETKNSNPDNSKTVVVVGTILDDERLPEVPKLSIAALRFSIAARERITAAGGEALTLDQLALRAPTGSNTVLLRGKRNVREAVQHFGGPLKGGKPYVASKGRKFEMARGRRKSRGFKIKSTHK; from the exons ATGGGTATCGACATCCGCCGCCACCACGTCAAGAAGGGCAACCGATCTGCCCCCAAGTCTGAGGACCCCTATCTCCTCTTGCTTGTCAAGCTCTACCGATTCTTGGCTAGGAGGACTGACTCCAAGTTCAACCGAGTTATCCTCAAGAGGTTGTTTATGAGCAAG ATCAACCGACCCCCCATTTCTCTCTCTCGAATCGTCAAGGAGACCAAGAACTCTAACCCCGACAACTCCAAGACCGTCGTCGTCGTTGGCACCATCCTCGACGACGAGCGTCTCCCCGAGGTTCCCAAGCTCTCTATCGCCGCTCTTCGATTCTCTATCGCTGCCCGAGAGCGCATCACTGCCGCTGGTGGTGAGGCCCTCACTCTTGACCAGCTTGCTCTCCGTGCCCCCACTGGTTCCAACACTGTCCTTCTCAGGGGTAAGAGGAACGTCCGTGAGGCTGTTCAGCACTTTGGTGGTCCCCTCAAGGGTGGTAAGCCTTATGTTGCCAGCAAGGGCAGGAAGTTCGAGATGGCCCGTGGTAGGAGAAAG TCCAGGGGTTTCAAGATCAAGTCTACTCACAAGTAA
- a CDS encoding Hypothetical Protein (Similar to TIGR gene model, INSD accession AAW42856.1), with protein sequence MLIPVYIAALSLIYAPILARTQASPSTQIPSSRWGHACNYLPSPPTLVIHGGKTDPDSVYSYSSAPNVGSTLFLALNSTFFASSASFIEVESPPGPALVWHTISPFAHSGGTWQTLSFGGDSGISSQPSQSSNNSAWLDSFDLQNYSNPQYTNQPENWGSQPSNRIYHSAVTGIDGEVYITGGLKNDGSNTAFADVYLFDSSQSRFAPLQSLQDCIYHHTSIMLRNNSILVLGGAFISHITSNVEVFPYTKLRRLDLSPNFASDWIEVAIGGDAPQGRRGATATLSHNRDKVILLGGASSNLQTVYDEIWTLDLNTLTWEKIVADGTDYPAIPSSNSSTIPIDSGDSGAQSHPLTVPLVIGLIIGSIGLAGTSLAICLCWARRRTRPNKVYDDDASYASSPRSRQFIRIRRHSPVEEGGPELMDKMKNEKGTKDHKEVENLRAQEGTLSAVRAFGLGVGAVGRGFSSISSRIRGSHWDPRPYSEITDDSLNDAQDTPHPPTPARRMGKGIRLLAPSLKRDKSVYYSPSNTVHVTSVAQDNRIDMFSDEDSMKSEHHLRDPGYFQGLSDKEAGVLRSHTGKWYSPNGNNAVEGKRVGAALPVLSHTEGGPIPQSSVTNANRFNCSHYESLQYRLPNFMPCEPLEFSEISNAFLIPRHGSLRSNPHSVHIHGSLTPHNLNAKPDCFGQDPHVGTENQPSPTTHPPLHRNGSLFKRMAEASASVLLGRRSSQASGHSPVKQLEIRDPAPQPTLWPVLSQDQLCPLVIATPSSVAHGNKQHSPAGWMDGVSQGPLSNDSHGSNLSSLTSFRSIRDKIIAQKEETPERIETFGIIEKSDPGGPREPQVAGLNHLERRESNEIICASKKGHDERDRFASKQEASREGCEATVLMDSLAFEPRALDLSLNAIVNPDKVMDSLAILNTAKSLDSESITEIECGLSDSPSQSCRKNLNLKETTPGTTRTDLLKPPQKYVSPVRVGSSPDSCITSAARAGRRPVREVVNSINKRGGNAPMGFFAPRSFYSPALGRSPGRMRVHPGPLSKTANSSEDAGHSDMCSTFVGSESEYISQSMCLRSNPTTSEGSLAPRETSIIPKHRETSPGQVRVKTMWEMIRREGTLRIANPSEAGVPESKKPISDLYS encoded by the exons ATGCTCATCCCAGTATACATAGCAGCGTTATCTCTAATATATGCGCCAATTCTTGCCCGAACGCAAGCATCACCCTCCACCCAaatcccttcttcaag ATGGGGGCACGCCTGTAACTATCTCCCCTCTCCTCCTACTTTGGTTATCCATGGTGGAAAGACAGATCCCGATTCTGTCTACTCGTACTCTTCTGCACCTAATGTCGGATCCACTCTCTTCTTAGCCCTTAATTCGACATTTTTTGCCAGTTCTGCTTCGTTCATTGAGGTAGAATCACCCCCAGGTCCAGCTCTGGTGTGGCATACGATATCTCCGTTTGCACATTCGGGTGGAACCTGGCAAACCCTGTCCTTTGGTGGTGATAGCGGCATCAGCAGTCAGCCCAGTCAGTCTTCAAACAACTCAGCATGGCTGGATAGCTTTGATTTGCAAAATTATTCTAATCCGCAATATACAAATCAGCCTGAGAACTGGGGTTCGCAGCCTTCCAATAGGATCTATCATTCGGCAGTGACCGGCATAGATGGCGAGGTTTATATAACGGGCGGACTCAAGAATGATGGGTCCAATACAGCTTTTGCTGATGTTTATTTATTCGACTCAAGTCAAAGCCGTTTCGCCCCCCTGCAGAGTCTTCAAGACTGCATCTATCATCACACATCAATTATGCTGCGTAATAATTCAATCTTAGTGTTGGGCGGGGCATTTATCTCACACATCACCTCGAATGTCGAAGTTTTCCCTTACACTAAACTTCGCCGTCTCGACTTGTCTCCAAACTTTGCCTCCGATTGGATTGAAGTTGCTATAGGAGGAGATGCACCGCAGGGGCGTCGCGGCGCTACCGCCACACTTAGTCATAATAGGGATAAGGTTATTTTGCTTGGTGGGGCTAGTTCCAACCTCCAAACAGTATACGATGAGATCTGGACGTTGGACCTCAATACATTAACTTGGGAGAAGATAGTGGCGGATGGCACAG ACTACCCCGCGATTCCTTCATCCAATTCATCCACCATTCCCATCGACTCCGGGGACTCAGGTGCTCAAAGTCACCCACTCACTGTACCTCTCGTCATAGGACTAATCATTGGTTCAATTGGCCTCGCTGGTACCTCCCTAGCAATCTGCCTGTGCTGGGCTCGTCGTCGCACTAGACCCAACAAGGTATACGATGATGATGCTTCTTACGCAAGTAGCCCCAGGAGTCGGCAATTCATTCGAATAAGAAGACATAGCCCAGTAGAAGAAGGCGGTCCAGAGTTGATGGATAAGATGAAGAATGAAAAAGGCACAAAAGACCATAAGGAGGTGGAAAACCTGAGAGCCCAAGAGGGCACTTTGTCCGCAGTGAGGGCTTTCGGTTTAGGGGTTGGAGCGGTTGGGAGGGGTTTTTCTAGTATATCTAGTAGGATCAGGGGTTCCCACTGGGATCCGCGGCCCTACTCAGAAATAACCGATGACTCGCTAAATGATGCGCAAGACACGCCTCATCCTCCCACTCCCGCCCGCCGGATGGGGAAAGGCATCCGCCTACTTGCCCCGTCCCTCAAACGTGACAAATCAGTATATTATTCTCCCTCCAATACTGTCCACGTCACAAGTGTAGCACAAGATAATCGCATCGACATGTTTAGTGACGAAGATTCAATGAAATCTGAACACCATCTTCGCGACCCAGGATATTTCCAAGGACTTTCTGACAAGGAGGCCGGCGTCTTGAGAAGCCACACCGGAAAATGGTACTCACCAAACGGCAACAATGCTGTTGAGGGGAAAAGAGTCGGTGCTGCATTACCTGTCCTCTCTCACACAGAGGGTGGTCCGATACCTCAAAGCTCTGTAACCAACGCTAACCGGTTCAACTGCTCTCATTATGAGTCCTTACAATATCGGCTCCCGAACTTTATGCCTTGTGAACCGCTTGAATTTTCAGAGATCAGCAATGCCTTTCTCATACCGAGACACGGTTCGTTAAGGTCGAATCCTCATTCTGTGCACATCCATGGATCCCTCACCCCTCACAACCTTAATGCTAAGCCAGACTGTTTCGGCCAGGACCCCCACGTTGGTACGGAAAACCAGCCATCCCCAACGACTCATCCCCCCCTTCACCGCAACGGCTCGCTCTTTAAGCGCATGGCCGAAGCAAGTGCATCCGTTCTCTTGGGCCGACGATCAAGTCAAGCGAGTGGGCATTCGCCTGTGAAGCAGCTAGAAATCCGTGATCCTGCCCCACAACCAACTCTCTGGCCTGTCCTCTCTCAAGATCAGCTTTGCCCACTAGTAATTGCAACCCCGTCCTCGGTTGCGCATGGAAATAAACAGCATTCGCCGGCGGGCTGGATGGACGGAGTTTCTCAAGGGCCACTATCAAATGACTCTCATGGCTCTAATCTTTCCAGTCTTACATCTTTCAGGTCGATAAGGGACAAGATCATTGCTcagaaagaagaaacaCCGGAGCGCATCGAGACGTTTGGCATCATTGAGAAGAGTGATCCTGGCGGGCCTCGTGAGCCGCAAGTAGCAGGTCTGAACCACCTAGAGCGAAGGGAATCCAATGAAATCATATGCGCATCAAAGAAGGGTCACGACGAAAGAGACCGCTTTGCTAGTAAGCAAGAGGCGTCGCGTGAAGGGTGTGAGGCGACGGTTTTGATGGACAGCCTTGCTTTCGAGCCCAGGGCCTTGGATTTGTCGTTAAATGCTATTGTAAATCCAGACAAGGTTATGGATTCGCTTGCCATCCTCAATACGGCTAAGTCATTGGACTCTGAATCGATTACAGAAATAGAATGCGGGTTGTCGGACTCACCTTCCCAGAGCTGTCGCAAGAATTTAAATCTGAAGGAAACTACCCCTGGCACGACCCGGACGGACCTTTTAAAGCCTCCTCAAAAGTATGTGTCGCCCGTAAGAGTTGGATCGTCACCTGATTCCTGCATCACATCTGCAGCTAGGGCGGGGCGACGACCTGTGCGAGAAGTTGTCAATTCTATCAATAAAAGAGGAGGCAATGCGCCTATGGGATTTTTCGCACCTAGGAGCTTTTATTCCCCTGCACTTGGACGCTCACCCGGCAGAATGAGAGTACATCCCGGGCCTCTCAGTAAGACTGCTAATTCATCTGAAGATGCCGGTCACTCAGATATGTGCAGTACTTTTGTCGGCTCTGAAAGCGAGTATATTTCACAGAGTATGTGTCTTAGGAGCAATCCGACTACGTCCGAGGGATCACTTGCACCCCGTGAAACTTCCATTATCCCAAAGCACAGAGAAACATCCCCAGGGCAGGTAAGGGTGAAGACAATGTGGGAAATGATCAGAAGAGAAGGAACATTGAGAATCGCGAATCCAAGTGAGGCCGGCGTGCCGGAATCCAAGAAACCAATTTCGGACCTTTATTCGTGA
- a CDS encoding uncharacterized protein (Similar to SGTC gene model, INSD accession EAL21231.1) has protein sequence MTSFFSVLFFLLISPFVFANTLQYKLHHRFVPLQASAKSSSSFSPLGHLVVSSAEDGSSFNPQIIPLSTTSQVESQKAGDRIGWYQVALQVKEGESDDDRDWLIATTRASYLAGPLLIKLHMEGTQLASLSVHPLTSQSYDDTLSTVSLPQDISIFQLAVMNSQKTRPLVLSHFNSRKQWSG, from the exons ATGAcgtccttcttctctgtccttttcttccttctcatctCTCCGTTCGTATTCGCAAACACATTGCAATACAAGCTTCACCACCGATTCGTACCTCTTCAAGCTAGCGCAAAATCGTCGTCATCTTTCAGTCCGTTGGGCCACCTCGTTGTATCATCAGCAGAAGACGGCTCATCCTTCAACCCTCAAATTATCCCACTAAGTACGACCTCACAGGTCGAATCGCAAAAGGCAGGCGATAGAATAGGGTGGTATCAAGTGGCGTTACAGGTGAAAGAAGGCGAGAGTGATGATGATAGGGACTGGTTAATTGCCACTACCCGTGCT AGCTACTTAGCAGGCCCTCTGCTGATCAAGTTGCACATGGAGGGTACTCAACTAGCTTCTCTTTCCGTGCATCCTTTGACTTCTCAATCTTATGACGATACATTATCCACCGTGTCTCTGCCACAAGACATCTCTATTTTCCAACTGGCGGTTATGAATTCACAAAAAACAAGACCGTTGGTACTTTCTCATTTCAATTCGCGAAAGCAATGGTCAGGCTAA
- a CDS encoding Cytochrome b2, mitochondrial precursor (L-lactate ferricytochrome C oxidoreductase), putative (Similar to TIGR gene model, XP_570562.1), translated as MLARVLTRARPQRNLLTQRFSTTSGPRTTYTHRTTAILAGLASAGIAVAYQSWNPIRADELSNARAPGVSTVQPSGQKLVSFEEVQKHNKREDCWVIIDGKIYDVTDFLDNHPGGAEIIVANAGKDATKIFKPLHPPDALDMLEPSQHIGPVDPATMPEPEEEEPTEEDLRMEEARKSMPGVDGMLLVQDFEDWAEKVMSGTAWNYYKSAADREKTAAENEKAFERYFFRPRILRDATTGSTETEFMGMKTTMPVFISPAAMAKLGNPLGEVNLTRGAGACGIVQGISINASCSLDEIMNARKEGQPVMFQIYLNKDRAASVALLKKVTGLGANAIIFTVDTAWRSKRTMDVRAKAHVALPPSSTGQQKSASPLGVSQAISGYQDTNLTWKDIDFIRQHTNLPIIVKGVQSVEDVDLCAKAGVQGVILSNHGGRQCDYAPAPIDLLYELRCNRPDLFDKIEVMMDGGVRSGADVVKAIALGAKAVGIGRSFLYANGTHGEEGVVRLCQILSEEITNTMRNIGAPRLEDLKPEMVGPAGPWVGNNIPPYVKAQ; from the exons ATGCTTGCCCGTGTTCTTACCCGTGCTCGCCCCCAGCGAAACCTCCTCACCCAACGCTTTTCCACAACTTCCGGCCCTCGCACGACATATACCCACAGGACAACAGCCATCCTAGCCGGTCTCGCATCAGCA GGTATCGCGGTTGCTTATCAGTCTTGGAACCCCATCAGAGCAGACGAGCTCTCAAATGCTCGAGCCCCCGGTGTATCGACTGTACAGCCCAGTGGGCAGAAGCTGGTCAGCTTTGAGGAAGTGCAGAAACATAACAAGCGGGAAGACTGCTGGGTGATAATAGAT GGAAAGATTTATGATGTGACGGATTTCTTGGACAACCATCCCGGAGGAGCTGAAATCATCGTTGCCAACGCTGGAAAGGATGCTAC GAAAATTTTCAAGCCTCTTCACCCCCCTGACGCTCTGGACATGCTTGAGCCCTCACAACACATTGGCCCAGTGGACCCAGCAACGATGCCGGAgccagaagaagaagagccGACAGAGGAGGACTTACGTATGGAAGAAGCTAGGAAATCCATGCCTGGGGTCGATGGCATGTTACTAGTGCAGGACTTTGAAGATTGGGCGGAAAAGGTGATGAGTGGTACAGCTTGGAATTATTACAAAAGTGCAGCTGATAGGGAGAAAA CTGCCGCTGAGAATGAAAAGGCCTTTGAACGTTACTTCTTCCGCCCCAGAATACTTCGAGACGCGACTACTGGTAGTACTGAGACGGAATTCATGGGCATGAAGACAACCATGCCTGTTTTCATTTCCCCTGCCGCCATGGCAAAACTCGGTAACCCCTTAGGAGAAGTCAACTTGACAAGAGGCGCAGGAGCATGTGGCATTGTCCAAGGA ATCTCGATCAACGCTTCTTGCTCTCTGGACGAGATCATGAATGCCaggaaagaaggacaaCCCGTGATGTTCCAGATCTATCTTAATAAAGATCGGGCAGCTTCTGTTGCCCTCCTCAAGAAAGTTACTGGACTTGGAGCCAACGCAATCATCTTCACAGTTGATACGGCTTGGCGTAGTAAACGAACAATGGATGTTAGAGCCAAAGCACACGTGGCCCTACCACCTAGCAGCACTGGTCAACAAAAGAGCGCTTCACCTTTAGGTGTCAGTCAGGCGATCTCGGGCTACCAAGATACAAACTTGACGTGGAAAGACATTGATTTTATTCGA CAACACACAAACCTACCTATTATCGTGAAGGGCGTTCAGTCTGTGGAGGATGTTGATTTATGCGCCAAAGCCGGCGTGCAAGGCGTGATCCTT TCCAATCATGGAGGAAGGCAGTGTGACTA TGCCCCTGCACCTATAGATCTTCTTTATGAGTTACGCTGTAACCGACCGGACCTCTTCGACAAAATCGAAGTTATGATGGATGGCGGTGTTCGATCGGGTGCAGACGTCGTAAAAGCAATTGCTCTTGGTGCCAAGGCTGTTGGAATTGGAAGAAGCTTTTTGTACGCTAACGGCACACatggagaagagggtgTAGTCAGGCTATGCCAGA TCCTTTCCGAAGAGATCACAAATACAATGAGGAATATAGGTGCGCCACGCCTGGAGGATCTCAAGCCAGAGATGGTGGGCCCTGCGGGGCCGTGGGTAGGGAACAATATCCCTCCTTATGTTAAAGCCCAGTAG
- a CDS encoding chitin deacetylase-like mannoprotein MP98 (Similar to TIGR gene model, INSD accession AAW43254.1~Chitin deacetylase precursor), translating to MIPSTAAAFLTLTVGTAFAHTGCGGHEIGRRNVGGPMLYSRAVTDEASAAASTDISTECTAYGYAPVTQIASSFPAIWQTASILPTDTEAQQLFASINSTVNSKLPNDVPHGTPTGNWTGVNYSSSDPDCWWTHNKCDTPSSDTGLKADITIAPEPMTWGLGFDDGPNCSHNALYDLLLENNQKATMFYIGSNVMDWPLQAMRAHDEGHEICVHTWSHQYMTALSNEVVFAELYYTQKAIKAVLGVTPLCWRPPYGDVDNRVRMIAAGLNLTTIVWSDDTNDWEAGTNGVTQQDVTNNYQSVIDKAGNGTYTTHGPVVLNHELTNYTMSVFVSMFPKIKSAFSYIVPICTAYNITQPYAESNVTCPNFETYISGVTNISTSTTQKDGSSSTNSSYTASGSTSPSASSTSKSDDSSSSGSSSSSTASNSASSSKSGALGMYDGLSGMGLILGGVVAGVMLL from the exons ATGATTCCTTCCACCGCTGCTGCCTTCCTTACCCTGACAGTCGGGACCGCCTTCGCCCATACCGGATGTGGTGGCCACGAGATTGGTCGACGAAACGTTGGCGGTCCCATGTTGTACAGTCGAGCTGTCACCGATGAAGCTAGTGCCGCTGCTAGTACAG ACATCTCTACCGAATGTACAGCCTACGGTTATGCCCCCGTGACCCAGATTGCATCCTCCTTCCCTGCTATTTGGCAGACTGCTTCCATCCTTCCCACTGACACAGAAGCCCAGCAACTTTTTGCGAGCATCAACTCCACTGTCAACTCCAAGCTCCCAAACGATGTTCCCCACGGTACCCCAACGGGCAATTGGACCGGTGTCAACTATTCTAGCAGTGACCCAGACTGTTGGTGGACCCATAACAAGTGCGACACCCCTTCCAGTGATACTGGTTTGAAAGCCGATATCACCATCGCACCTGAGCCGATGACTTGGGGTTTGGGTTTCGACGATGGACCCAATTGTAGTCACAACGCTTTGTACGATCTTCTTTTGGAAAACAACCAAAAGGCTACTAT GTTTTACATAGGATCCAATGTCATGGACTGGCCTCTCCAAGCTATGAGGGCTCACGACGAAGGGCATGAAATTTGTGTCCACACCTGGTCTCATCAGTACATGACTGCTCTGAGTAATGAAGTCGTCTTCGCCGAATTGTATTACACCCAGAAAGCCATTAAGGCTGTCCTTGGAGTTACTCCTCTGTGCTG GCGACCTCCCTACGGCGATGTCGACAACAGAGTTCGTATGATTGCCGCGGGACTCAACTTGACCACCATAGTCTGGTCAGATGACACCAATGACTGGGAGGCTGGAACTAATGGCGTCACCCAGCAAGACGTCACGAATAACTACCAGTCAGTCATCGACAAGGCTGGTAACGGTACTTACACTACCCACGGTCCCGTTGTCCTCAATCACGAGCTCA CCAACTACACCATGTCTGTCTTCGTGTCGATGTTCCCCAAGATCAAATCGGCTTTCAGCTATATTGTTCCCATTTGCACTGCATACAACATCACCCAACCATATGCCGAGAGTAATGTTACTTGTCCTAACTTTGAAACTTACATCTCTGGTGTAACAAACATTAGCACCTCTACCACGCAGAAGGATGGAAGCAGCTCAACAAATTCGAGCTATACTGCCTCCGGTAGTACCTCTCCCAGTGCCAGTTCCACTAGCAAGAGTGACGACTCAAGCAGCTCTGGTAGCTCAAGCAGCTCTACTGCTTCAAACAGCGCAAGTAGCTCAAAAAGTGGTGCTTTGGGTATGTACGATGGTTTGTCGGGGATGGGTCTTATTTTGGGCGGTGTTGTTGCTGGTGTGATGTTGCTGTGA